Proteins encoded in a region of the Massilia sp. UMI-21 genome:
- the guaD gene encoding guanine deaminase, giving the protein MSSAPQNVQAYRASLLHFHADPAFHDHAHAWHEDGLLVVEDGRIKAAGDHAALVDTLPPGVTPHDYHGQIITPGFIDTHLHYPQTDMIASPSPGLLPWLETYTFPTERRFADPAHARATAEFFLDELLRCGTTTAVVYCTVHPQSVDAFFEASEARNLRMVAGKVLMDRHCPDFLRDLEGGVGASADLIEKWHKRGRQLYAITPRFAPTSTDAQLRATGELAKAYPDTFIQTHVSENKDECAWVGELHPQARSYLDVYERFGLMRPRALFGHCIWLDDEDFARMAATGSAAAICPTSNLFLGSGLFDFEKADGARTLLSLGTDVGAGTSFSMLQTMNEAYKVARLKGSYLPAVRMFYLATLGAARAMGLEGTIGSFTPGAEADFIVLDPAATPLLARRTRQLESLEELLFALALLGDDRAVKATYSAGKQVHVRA; this is encoded by the coding sequence ATGTCCAGCGCACCGCAAAACGTGCAAGCCTACCGTGCGAGCTTGCTGCATTTTCACGCCGACCCGGCTTTCCACGACCACGCCCACGCCTGGCACGAGGACGGCCTGCTGGTCGTCGAAGACGGCCGCATCAAGGCCGCGGGCGACCATGCCGCCCTGGTCGATACGCTGCCCCCGGGGGTGACGCCGCACGACTACCACGGCCAGATCATCACGCCGGGCTTCATCGACACCCACCTGCATTACCCGCAGACCGACATGATCGCCTCGCCCAGCCCCGGCCTGCTGCCCTGGCTGGAGACCTACACCTTCCCGACCGAGCGCCGCTTCGCCGACCCGGCGCACGCGCGCGCCACCGCCGAGTTCTTCCTCGACGAACTGCTGCGCTGCGGCACCACCACCGCCGTGGTGTACTGCACCGTCCATCCGCAGTCGGTCGACGCCTTCTTCGAGGCCAGCGAAGCACGCAATCTGCGCATGGTGGCGGGCAAGGTGCTGATGGACCGCCACTGTCCGGACTTCCTGCGCGACCTGGAGGGCGGTGTCGGCGCCAGTGCCGACCTGATCGAGAAGTGGCACAAGCGCGGCCGCCAGCTGTATGCGATCACCCCGCGCTTCGCCCCGACCTCGACCGACGCGCAACTGCGCGCCACCGGCGAACTGGCCAAGGCTTACCCGGACACCTTCATCCAGACCCACGTCTCGGAAAACAAGGACGAATGCGCCTGGGTGGGCGAACTGCATCCGCAGGCGCGCAGCTACCTGGACGTGTACGAGCGCTTCGGCCTGATGCGCCCGCGCGCCCTGTTCGGCCACTGCATCTGGCTCGACGACGAGGACTTCGCGCGCATGGCGGCCACCGGCTCGGCGGCGGCAATCTGCCCGACCTCCAACCTGTTCCTGGGCAGCGGCCTGTTCGACTTCGAGAAGGCGGACGGCGCGCGGACCTTGCTCTCGCTCGGCACCGACGTCGGCGCCGGCACCTCGTTCTCGATGCTGCAGACCATGAACGAAGCCTACAAGGTGGCGCGCCTGAAGGGCAGCTACCTGCCGGCCGTGCGCATGTTCTACCTGGCGACCCTGGGCGCGGCGCGCGCCATGGGGCTGGAAGGCACGATCGGCAGCTTCACGCCCGGCGCGGAAGCGGACTTCATCGTGCTCGACCCGGCCGCCACGCCGCTGCTGGCGCGCAGGACCAGGCAGCTGGAGTCGCTGGAAGAGCTGCTGTTCGCGCTGGCGCTGCTGGGCGACGACCGCGCCGTCAAGGCGACATATTCTGCCGGCAAGCAGGTACACGTCCGCGCGTAG
- a CDS encoding adenosine deaminase, with translation MTKKLTGGVLLAVALAVAAAPQAMAKRPAAATRTSVNEAATARHYASLVAGEPKLSELTLFFTQMPKGGDLHHHYSGSVYAETYVDFLDKQGYCVDKQTYRIETRKELVEAERAKPREQRNCLSTAEVYADDHTYRELLQRWSTKDFANHGAMQPPPDRSFFQTFGFFGPVSNANFREGLQELKQRAILENVGYIETMFKMSPFVVNQDFDTQAWRNARDDKAFDAQMGAWLAVLEQDAGFRKSVEDFVNRIHEAAEGIDDERFTMRYQTYVLRLLNPSQVFSSMVSGFKAAAMSDKIVGVNIVGQESTMVSMRDYALHMKMFRFLKSRYPEVKVAMHAGELALGDVPPEGLKFHIDQALVVAGADRIGHGIDLAHETNAQAIMAKMRKDDIPVEVNLTSNAFISGIEGANHPVTLYRQYGVPYVISTDDAGVTRHTLSNEYVLFASRYKPKYAELKRTSYNSIRYAFLPVAEKQRLTRQLDQRFAIFEAKMADLAKKQVASK, from the coding sequence ATGACCAAGAAACTGACCGGCGGCGTCCTGCTCGCCGTCGCCCTCGCTGTCGCCGCCGCCCCGCAGGCCATGGCCAAGCGGCCCGCCGCAGCGACCAGGACCAGCGTCAACGAAGCCGCCACCGCCCGCCATTACGCCAGCCTGGTCGCCGGCGAGCCGAAGCTGTCCGAACTGACCCTGTTCTTCACCCAGATGCCGAAGGGCGGCGACCTGCACCACCATTATTCGGGTTCGGTCTACGCCGAGACCTACGTCGACTTCCTCGACAAGCAGGGCTACTGCGTCGACAAGCAGACCTACCGGATCGAGACCAGGAAAGAGCTCGTCGAGGCCGAGCGCGCCAAGCCGCGTGAACAACGCAACTGCCTCTCCACCGCCGAAGTCTATGCCGACGACCATACCTACCGCGAACTGCTGCAGCGCTGGTCGACCAAGGACTTCGCCAACCACGGCGCGATGCAGCCGCCGCCCGACCGCAGCTTCTTCCAGACCTTCGGTTTCTTCGGGCCGGTGTCGAACGCGAACTTCCGCGAAGGCCTGCAGGAGCTGAAACAGCGCGCGATCCTGGAAAACGTCGGCTACATCGAGACCATGTTCAAGATGTCGCCCTTCGTCGTGAACCAGGACTTCGACACGCAGGCGTGGCGCAACGCCAGGGACGACAAGGCCTTCGACGCCCAGATGGGCGCCTGGCTGGCGGTGCTGGAACAGGATGCGGGCTTCCGGAAATCGGTGGAGGACTTCGTCAACCGCATCCATGAAGCGGCCGAAGGCATCGACGACGAGCGCTTCACCATGCGCTACCAGACCTATGTGCTGCGCCTGCTGAACCCGTCGCAGGTGTTCTCCTCGATGGTGTCGGGCTTCAAGGCCGCGGCCATGAGCGACAAGATCGTGGGCGTCAATATCGTCGGCCAGGAAAGCACCATGGTCTCGATGCGCGACTACGCGCTGCACATGAAGATGTTCCGCTTCCTGAAGTCGCGCTATCCGGAAGTGAAGGTGGCGATGCACGCCGGCGAGCTGGCCCTGGGCGATGTGCCGCCGGAAGGCCTGAAGTTCCATATCGACCAGGCCCTGGTGGTGGCCGGCGCCGACCGCATCGGCCATGGCATCGACCTGGCGCACGAAACCAATGCGCAGGCCATCATGGCCAAGATGCGCAAGGACGACATTCCGGTCGAGGTCAATCTCACCTCGAACGCCTTCATCAGCGGCATCGAGGGTGCGAACCACCCGGTCACCCTGTACCGGCAATATGGCGTGCCTTACGTGATCTCGACCGACGATGCCGGCGTGACCCGCCATACGCTGTCGAACGAGTATGTGCTGTTCGCCAGCCGCTACAAGCCGAAGTATGCCGAGCTGAAACGGACCTCGTACAACAGCATCCGCTACGCCTTCCTGCCGGTAGCGGAAAAACAACGTCTGACCCGTCAGCTGGACCAGCGCTTCGCCATTTTCGAGGCAAAGATGGCCGATCTGGCCAAGAAACAGGTAGCGTCGAAATAA
- a CDS encoding S1/P1 nuclease, with protein sequence MKKLACVLALTSAFASFDAAAWGRDGHKAVGAIADKLLKGSYAQKQIQALLLPGESLESIANWADCVKGTYCGPQTTEMVDYVNGNPKHSEYHYTDVPFQLEKYHDHGVGTSEVDIVQTLKQCIAVLQGKTDPALNPHKFTRRQALILLTHFAGDIHQPLHVGAAFVSKDGKFVVPKTHAEVDETAIFDSRGGNNLLLDDAKVSALADGLIGPGQPAPVREGVPKALTKPFHSYWDSTTVDYAFRRIQTKTPDQFAAAAIAGNPQVAKAQGDPITWPVQWADDALVVAKLAYQDVVPGKITPQTSKKGDTYYTFALEVPQNYPVPSSAIAKTQLIKGGYNLAALLQAIFPEKS encoded by the coding sequence ATGAAAAAACTAGCATGTGTACTCGCGCTGACCAGCGCCTTCGCGTCGTTCGACGCCGCAGCCTGGGGCCGTGACGGCCACAAGGCCGTGGGCGCCATCGCCGACAAGCTGCTCAAGGGCAGCTACGCGCAGAAGCAGATCCAGGCGCTGCTGCTGCCGGGCGAGTCGCTCGAGTCGATCGCCAACTGGGCCGACTGCGTCAAGGGCACCTACTGCGGTCCGCAGACCACGGAGATGGTCGACTACGTCAACGGCAACCCGAAGCACAGCGAGTACCACTACACCGACGTGCCGTTCCAGCTCGAGAAGTACCACGACCATGGCGTGGGCACCTCGGAAGTGGACATCGTCCAGACCCTGAAGCAGTGCATCGCGGTCCTGCAGGGCAAGACCGATCCGGCGCTGAACCCGCACAAGTTCACCAGGCGCCAGGCCCTGATCCTGCTGACCCACTTCGCCGGCGACATCCACCAGCCGCTGCACGTGGGCGCGGCCTTCGTGAGCAAGGACGGCAAGTTCGTGGTGCCGAAGACCCATGCCGAAGTGGACGAGACCGCGATCTTCGATTCGCGCGGCGGCAACAACCTGCTGCTGGACGACGCCAAAGTCAGCGCGCTGGCCGATGGCCTGATCGGTCCGGGCCAGCCGGCGCCGGTGCGCGAAGGCGTCCCCAAGGCACTGACCAAGCCCTTCCACTCGTACTGGGACAGCACCACGGTCGACTATGCCTTCCGCCGGATCCAGACCAAAACCCCGGACCAGTTCGCCGCAGCGGCGATCGCCGGCAACCCGCAGGTCGCCAAGGCCCAGGGCGATCCGATCACCTGGCCGGTCCAGTGGGCGGACGACGCCCTGGTGGTGGCGAAGCTGGCCTACCAGGATGTGGTGCCGGGCAAGATCACCCCGCAGACCAGCAAGAAGGGCGACACCTACTACACCTTCGCGCTGGAAGTGCCGCAGAACTACCCGGTGCCGAGCTCGGCAATCGCCAAGACCCAGCTGATCAAGGGCGGATACAACCTGGCGGCGCTGCTGCAGGCGATCTTCCCGGAAAAGTCCTGA
- a CDS encoding TonB-dependent receptor: MITQQQIRLTKLALALSVALAATPAFAQNTTSAIGGRISAADGKPAVGAQVQIVHAESGSVSNVTTDAEGRYVARGLRVGGPYTIIITKDGVTERRENVFVELAETAAIDATLGQAMQTVTVTGSAARSEIFSNQSMGAVTSISRADLETQASINRNLQDFARLDPRVSQTDKDRGEMSVAGQNSRYNSMTIDGVAVNDTFGLEANGSPTARQPISMEAIASVQVNVANYDVTQRGYTGANVNAVTKSGTNVYHGGAYYVTRDDRLVGKRFNQTTEEYFDAPEFKDNTKGLWVSGPLVKDKLFFFALAENYESSRNGPEFGAIGTGTGTTIGISPNQISRIQEIAQSRYGFDIGSTEVPAGTKMKSEERMLKLDWNISDDHRANLRYSKTSQNEPIFPGFSNSGVSLSSYFYNQDKSIETLVGQVFSDWTENLSTEFKISQRDYDSQPITASKLPTMSFQFSGPLPSDAPAGTRTGNRFLNTGTENSRHNNVLGTKTLDIYAGANYLWGDHEFKVGADYTSNEVYNAFLQNVFGNYTFACDNNFSYTFGSINCATASAAQIDAAIYENFSRGRPTSYTVQLPVAGGSLNNAIAQFTMKNTGVFLQDNWTVNKNLTVSAGVRVDVTGVDRSPLRNAAVAQAAIGGNAATFARQTGGFGVDNTQTFDGNKLWQPRLGFNYKIDAARPTQLRGGVGLFQGAAATVWMSNPFSNPGVATRTITCSGSGANRCPSTDGLFTPDVNAQKTVTGSTPSANVDVLSPDLRQPSIWKANLAFEHELPVGGLVFGAELLATQNKDAIYYQNLNLGAPTRIGKDGRELYYNANGLSANCYTFTNNSAGTATGCQNTTRALSNLSYGNVLLAKGTDKGDAQVLTFSLTSPTRKGFGWSVAYSHSNASEVSPLTSSTSNSNWSGRSVFNPNEEVASNSSYLVKERINARLSWEKRFFGNYRTRLGVFYEGREGKPYSWTINNDLNGDGLAGNDLMYIPSAEGSGEVVFFGDTATNKSNEARFWAVVNANEVLRNAKGGVVGRNTAFSPWTNSFDVKITQELPGFFGKHKASFALDILNFGNLLNKKWGRIEEVGFQSAGGQARSFVDYVGLDAQGRYVYGVRNNVEDLNVRQNKGESQWAIQATFKYEF, from the coding sequence ATGATCACTCAACAACAGATCCGGCTCACGAAACTGGCGCTGGCTTTGTCGGTTGCGTTGGCTGCCACGCCGGCCTTCGCACAGAACACCACCTCGGCCATCGGTGGCCGTATCTCGGCCGCCGACGGCAAGCCCGCAGTCGGCGCCCAGGTGCAGATTGTTCACGCCGAGTCCGGTTCTGTCAGTAATGTCACGACCGACGCGGAAGGCCGTTATGTTGCGCGCGGCCTGCGTGTAGGCGGTCCTTACACGATCATCATCACCAAGGATGGCGTCACCGAGCGCCGCGAGAACGTGTTCGTCGAGCTGGCCGAAACCGCCGCGATCGACGCGACCCTGGGCCAGGCCATGCAGACCGTGACCGTGACCGGTTCGGCAGCCCGCTCGGAAATCTTCTCGAACCAGTCGATGGGCGCCGTCACCAGCATCTCGCGCGCCGACCTGGAAACCCAGGCATCGATCAACCGCAACCTGCAGGACTTCGCCCGTCTCGATCCGCGCGTGTCGCAGACCGACAAGGACCGCGGCGAGATGTCGGTGGCCGGCCAGAACTCGCGCTACAACTCGATGACCATCGACGGCGTGGCCGTGAACGACACCTTCGGCCTGGAAGCCAACGGCAGCCCGACCGCCCGCCAGCCGATCTCGATGGAAGCGATCGCTTCGGTGCAGGTGAACGTCGCCAACTACGACGTGACCCAGCGCGGCTACACCGGCGCCAACGTCAACGCCGTCACCAAGTCGGGTACCAACGTGTACCACGGCGGCGCCTACTACGTGACCCGCGACGACCGCCTGGTCGGCAAGCGCTTCAACCAGACCACCGAAGAATACTTCGACGCGCCGGAATTCAAGGACAACACCAAGGGCCTGTGGGTCAGCGGCCCGCTGGTCAAGGACAAGCTGTTCTTCTTCGCCCTGGCCGAAAACTACGAGAGCAGCCGTAACGGTCCGGAATTCGGCGCTATCGGCACCGGCACCGGCACCACCATCGGCATCAGCCCGAACCAGATCAGCCGCATCCAGGAAATCGCCCAGTCGCGCTACGGCTTCGACATCGGCAGCACCGAAGTGCCGGCCGGTACCAAGATGAAGTCGGAAGAGCGCATGCTCAAGCTCGACTGGAACATCAGCGACGACCACCGCGCCAACCTGCGCTACTCGAAGACCTCGCAGAATGAGCCGATCTTCCCCGGCTTCTCGAACAGCGGCGTGTCGCTGAGCTCGTACTTCTACAACCAGGACAAGAGCATCGAAACCCTGGTCGGCCAGGTGTTCTCGGACTGGACCGAGAACCTCTCGACCGAATTCAAGATCTCGCAGCGCGACTATGACTCGCAGCCGATCACCGCGTCGAAGCTGCCGACCATGTCGTTCCAGTTCAGCGGCCCGCTGCCGTCGGACGCGCCGGCAGGCACCCGCACCGGCAACCGCTTCCTGAACACCGGTACCGAGAACAGCCGCCACAACAACGTGCTGGGCACCAAGACCCTGGACATCTACGCAGGCGCGAACTACCTGTGGGGCGACCATGAGTTCAAGGTCGGCGCCGACTACACCTCGAACGAGGTGTACAACGCCTTCCTGCAGAACGTGTTCGGCAACTACACCTTCGCATGCGATAACAACTTCAGCTACACCTTCGGTTCGATCAACTGCGCCACCGCCAGCGCGGCCCAGATCGACGCCGCGATCTACGAGAACTTCTCGCGCGGCCGCCCGACCTCGTACACCGTGCAACTGCCGGTGGCCGGCGGTTCGCTGAACAATGCGATCGCCCAGTTCACCATGAAGAACACCGGCGTGTTCCTGCAGGATAACTGGACCGTCAACAAGAACCTGACCGTCAGCGCCGGCGTGCGCGTCGACGTGACCGGCGTCGACCGCAGCCCGCTGCGCAACGCCGCCGTCGCCCAGGCCGCCATCGGGGGCAATGCCGCCACCTTCGCCCGCCAGACCGGCGGCTTCGGTGTCGACAACACCCAGACCTTCGACGGCAACAAGCTGTGGCAGCCGCGCCTCGGCTTCAATTACAAGATCGACGCGGCACGTCCGACCCAGTTGCGCGGCGGCGTTGGCCTGTTCCAGGGCGCGGCGGCGACCGTGTGGATGTCGAACCCGTTCTCGAACCCGGGCGTGGCTACCCGCACCATCACCTGCTCGGGCTCGGGCGCGAACCGCTGCCCGTCGACCGACGGCCTGTTCACGCCTGACGTGAATGCACAGAAGACCGTGACCGGTTCGACCCCGTCGGCCAACGTCGACGTCCTGTCGCCGGACCTGCGTCAGCCGTCGATCTGGAAGGCCAACCTGGCATTCGAGCATGAGCTGCCGGTCGGCGGCCTGGTGTTCGGCGCCGAGCTGCTGGCGACCCAGAACAAGGATGCGATCTACTACCAGAACCTGAACCTGGGCGCGCCGACCCGCATCGGCAAGGACGGCCGCGAGCTTTACTACAACGCCAACGGCCTGTCGGCGAACTGCTACACCTTCACCAACAACTCGGCGGGTACCGCGACCGGCTGCCAGAACACCACCCGCGCGCTGTCGAACCTCAGCTATGGCAACGTGCTGCTGGCCAAGGGCACCGACAAGGGCGATGCCCAAGTCCTTACCTTCTCGCTGACGAGCCCGACCCGCAAGGGCTTCGGCTGGTCGGTGGCCTACTCGCACTCGAACGCGTCGGAAGTTTCGCCGCTGACCTCGTCGACCTCAAACTCGAACTGGTCGGGCCGCTCGGTCTTCAACCCGAACGAGGAAGTCGCCTCCAACTCCTCGTACCTAGTGAAAGAGCGTATCAATGCCCGCCTGTCGTGGGAGAAGCGCTTCTTCGGCAACTACCGCACCCGCCTCGGCGTCTTCTATGAAGGCCGCGAAGGCAAGCCGTACAGCTGGACCATCAACAACGACCTGAACGGCGACGGCCTGGCCGGCAACGACCTGATGTACATCCCCTCGGCCGAGGGTTCGGGTGAAGTGGTGTTCTTTGGCGACACCGCGACCAACAAGAGCAACGAGGCGCGCTTCTGGGCTGTGGTCAATGCCAACGAAGTCCTGCGCAATGCCAAGGGTGGCGTGGTTGGTCGCAACACAGCCTTCTCGCCGTGGACCAACAGCTTCGACGTGAAGATCACCCAGGAACTGCCGGGCTTCTTCGGCAAGCACAAGGCCAGCTTCGCCCTCGATATCCTCAACTTCGGTAACCTGCTGAACAAGAAGTGGGGCCGTATCGAGGAAGTCGGTTTCCAGTCGGCCGGTGGCCAGGCACGCAGCTTCGTCGACTACGTCGGCCTGGATGCGCAGGGCCGCTACGTCTACGGCGTGCGTAACAACGTGGAAGACCTGAACGTCCGCCAGAACAAGGGCGAGTCGCAGTGGGCCATCCAGGCAACCTTCAAGTACGAGTTCTAA
- a CDS encoding efflux RND transporter periplasmic adaptor subunit: MKRRLVRIALAVLVLAALAWVLLASLRGPALAAYQVAAGPLVQTVVATGRVAAVSRAQVGSPVTGVLVERRVQEGDRVQPGDVLAVVRADELEAAMREAEAALAQLQQATRPQAQAGLREAEARLAQAGREAGRRRALYQKQMITREAMEQAVQAETVARTAVEQARLNVRALAAGSPGEALARARVASARAQLAKTTIRAEVAGTILTRDAEPGDLVQPGRVLFEIARAGDTEIMVPVDEKNLEVLALGQAAVCIADAFPMQPFPARLSFIAPAVDPQRGTVDVRLAVHPVPGFLRQGMTVSVNIETGRRARAIVVPNDALVSTEGRQSELWLVSDGRATRRRVALGLRGLTRTEVTSGLRAGDWVLADARTTLAPGARVRVVPAAPGADAAVRKELPVKLD, translated from the coding sequence ATGAAACGCCGTCTCGTTCGTATCGCACTGGCCGTGCTGGTGCTCGCCGCGCTGGCCTGGGTGCTGCTTGCCAGCCTGCGCGGTCCGGCCCTGGCCGCCTACCAGGTGGCGGCGGGGCCGCTGGTGCAGACCGTGGTCGCCACCGGCCGGGTGGCGGCGGTGTCGCGGGCGCAGGTCGGCAGCCCGGTGACCGGCGTGCTGGTCGAGCGCCGCGTGCAGGAGGGCGACCGGGTCCAGCCCGGCGACGTGCTGGCGGTGGTGCGTGCCGACGAGCTCGAAGCTGCCATGCGCGAAGCCGAGGCGGCGCTGGCCCAGTTGCAGCAAGCTACCCGCCCGCAAGCCCAGGCCGGCCTGCGTGAAGCCGAAGCGCGGCTGGCCCAGGCGGGCCGCGAAGCAGGGCGCCGGCGCGCGCTCTACCAGAAGCAGATGATCACCCGCGAAGCGATGGAGCAGGCCGTCCAGGCCGAGACCGTGGCCCGTACCGCCGTCGAGCAGGCGCGCCTGAATGTCCGTGCGCTCGCGGCCGGCAGTCCCGGCGAGGCCCTGGCGCGGGCCCGGGTGGCCAGCGCCAGGGCGCAGCTGGCGAAAACCACCATCCGCGCCGAAGTCGCCGGCACCATCCTCACCCGCGACGCCGAGCCGGGCGACCTGGTCCAGCCGGGCCGGGTGCTGTTCGAGATCGCCCGTGCCGGCGACACCGAGATCATGGTGCCGGTGGACGAGAAGAACCTCGAAGTGCTGGCCCTTGGCCAGGCGGCCGTGTGCATCGCCGATGCCTTCCCGATGCAGCCGTTTCCGGCAAGGCTCAGCTTCATTGCCCCCGCCGTCGATCCGCAACGCGGCACGGTCGACGTGCGCCTGGCCGTACACCCGGTGCCGGGCTTCCTGCGCCAGGGCATGACGGTGTCGGTCAACATCGAAACCGGCCGGCGCGCGCGCGCCATCGTGGTGCCGAACGACGCCCTGGTTTCCACCGAAGGCAGGCAGAGCGAGCTGTGGCTGGTCTCGGATGGCCGCGCCACGCGGCGCCGGGTGGCGCTCGGCCTGCGCGGCCTGACCCGGACCGAGGTCACCTCCGGCCTGCGGGCCGGCGACTGGGTGCTGGCCGATGCCAGAACCACGCTGGCGCCCGGCGCGCGCGTACGCGTCGTGCCGGCCGCGCCCGGCGCCGACGCCGCGGTGCGCAAGGAATTGCCGGTCAAGCTGGACTGA
- a CDS encoding bifunctional metallophosphatase/5'-nucleotidase, which yields MTVSLRAPARLSCVALAVAMSLGLAGCASTAGRAPVAINIVAMNDFHGNLEPSRFAPTNPDGSKAPAIRAGGAEAVAAALQAWRKEDKDLLFVSSGDLVGASPAMSSLWADEPTIEAMNMLDLRVSAVGNHEFDAGRKELLRQQHGGCDSPRPNKACQMARDYGGAKFTYLAANVVDSATGKPFIPGYRIEETKGIKVGLVGVVLQDTRSVVMASGIAGLTFGDEAEAINRALPEMRRQGADVIVALVHEGGTTVDHPTRPGCTNLKGPVVDIVRKLDPSIRLVITGHTHQSYLCKVDGRTVTQASSYGHMLTRIGMQVEKGAGAVGEIRVENVLMKAGAYPADQKMAAFIAKVKDSSRAALGRPVARLASAPVLRKQNEAGEAPLGNLIADAVLAATRNVGAQIGFMNEGGIRKDLEAGEDNVAAFGQAQAVLPFGNTLVVMDLSGAQIRALLERQWKEGASGASMLQVSNGFSYTWDAKRPVGSRVTAITLDGQPLVDARTYRIVANNFLAEGGDNFPEFGKGTNRLETGLLDLDAFTEYLRNNAGQGAALAPVAPRIIKAQ from the coding sequence ATGACCGTTTCCCTGCGTGCCCCGGCACGACTTTCCTGCGTCGCGCTGGCCGTCGCCATGTCACTTGGCCTGGCCGGCTGCGCCAGCACGGCCGGCCGCGCGCCGGTGGCCATCAACATCGTCGCCATGAACGACTTCCACGGCAACCTGGAGCCGAGCCGCTTCGCGCCGACCAATCCGGACGGCAGCAAGGCGCCGGCGATCCGCGCCGGCGGCGCCGAGGCCGTGGCCGCCGCGCTGCAGGCCTGGCGCAAGGAAGACAAGGACCTGCTGTTCGTCTCGAGCGGCGACCTGGTCGGGGCCAGCCCGGCGATGTCCTCGCTGTGGGCCGACGAGCCGACCATCGAGGCCATGAACATGCTCGACCTGCGCGTGAGCGCGGTCGGCAACCACGAATTCGACGCTGGCCGCAAGGAACTGCTGCGCCAGCAGCACGGCGGCTGCGATTCGCCGCGTCCGAACAAGGCCTGCCAGATGGCCAGGGACTACGGCGGCGCGAAGTTCACCTACCTGGCCGCCAATGTGGTCGACAGCGCCACCGGCAAGCCCTTCATTCCGGGCTACCGCATCGAGGAGACCAAGGGCATCAAGGTCGGCCTGGTCGGCGTGGTGCTGCAGGACACCCGTTCGGTGGTGATGGCCTCGGGGATCGCCGGCCTGACGTTCGGCGACGAGGCCGAGGCGATCAACCGCGCGCTTCCCGAGATGCGCCGCCAGGGCGCGGACGTGATCGTGGCGCTGGTGCACGAAGGCGGCACCACGGTCGATCATCCGACCCGTCCCGGCTGCACCAACCTGAAAGGCCCGGTCGTCGACATCGTCAGGAAGCTCGACCCGAGCATCCGCCTGGTGATCACCGGCCACACCCACCAGAGCTACCTGTGCAAGGTGGACGGCCGTACCGTGACCCAGGCCTCGTCCTACGGCCACATGCTGACCCGCATCGGCATGCAGGTGGAGAAGGGCGCCGGCGCCGTCGGCGAGATCCGCGTCGAGAACGTGTTGATGAAGGCGGGCGCCTACCCGGCCGACCAGAAGATGGCCGCCTTCATCGCCAAGGTCAAGGACAGCAGCCGCGCCGCGCTGGGCCGCCCGGTGGCGCGCCTGGCCTCGGCGCCGGTGCTGCGCAAGCAGAACGAGGCCGGCGAAGCGCCGCTCGGCAACCTGATCGCGGACGCGGTGCTGGCGGCCACCCGCAACGTCGGCGCGCAGATCGGCTTCATGAACGAAGGCGGCATCCGCAAGGACCTGGAAGCGGGCGAGGACAATGTGGCGGCCTTCGGCCAGGCCCAGGCCGTGCTCCCGTTCGGGAACACCCTGGTCGTGATGGACCTGAGCGGCGCCCAGATCCGCGCGCTGCTCGAGCGCCAGTGGAAGGAAGGCGCGTCGGGCGCCTCGATGCTCCAGGTGTCGAACGGCTTCAGCTACACCTGGGACGCCAAGCGCCCGGTCGGCAGCCGCGTCACCGCCATCACCCTGGACGGCCAGCCGCTGGTCGATGCCAGGACCTACCGCATCGTCGCCAACAATTTCCTCGCCGAAGGCGGCGACAATTTCCCCGAATTCGGCAAGGGCACGAACCGCCTCGAGACCGGACTGCTGGACCTCGACGCCTTCACGGAGTACCTGCGCAACAACGCAGGGCAGGGCGCAGCGCTGGCCCCTGTCGCGCCACGCATTATCAAGGCACAATAA